Within Deltaproteobacteria bacterium, the genomic segment TGGTCAAACCCCTTACCCCTTGTCCTCATGTCCATGTGAAATATTGTAACATGAACATACGGGTCATGCTCTTTGACTACCATCGCCTCTTTGATGGAATACATGCAGCAGACACTGGAACAGTAGTTGTTATTGCATGTAACATCCCTTGAACCTATACACTGGAGAAAAGCAATCTTTCTGAGATGGGGCAAGCCGGATGGCCTGAATATCTTGCCTTGTGAAGGTCCTGAGGCACTCATGAGACGCTCAAACTCCATGCTGGTTACCACGTCAGGGTGCTTGCCATAACCAAAGCGGCTCAACACTTCGTGTCCGATACGCCCGAAACCGGGTGAAAGGACAATAGCCCCCACGGAGAGATCAAGGAACTCATCTTTGTCTTGAAGGTTTATGGCATGGGAAGGGCATGCAGAGACACAGATAGTGCACATCTCATGCTTGAGGAAGAGACAGTGTGCCGGATCAATGTAATATGAAGACGGAACGGCCTGCACATAGTCTTTGCGCACAGCCTTGCTGAAGGCCAACCCCTGGTTGTACAGATCAGGGACTCGTACAGGGCAATACTTGGCGCACGTATCACATCCGGTACACAACTCCTCGTCTACGTAGCGGGGGAGTCGATGGACCCTGACCGCGAACCTGCCGGGTCCGCCATCAACAGAGACTAACGTTGCTTTCGTAATGATCTTAATGTTAGGAGACCGACCGGCCTCAACCAATTTGGGCGCCAGTATTCAGATGGCGCAGTCATTGGTTGGGAAGGTCTTATCGAGTTGAGCCATAATTCCACCGATAGCCCCACCCTTTTCGATCAGGTACACATAGTAACCCAAACCAGCCAGGTCCAGGGAGGTCTGAATACCGGCAATGCCGCCGCCGACAACCATCACGGATCCTGATTTGCCCTTTTTCATCCCTACAATTCCCGCCTCATGGCCATATCAAAGAGGACCCTTTCTTTCTTTTCCTGGATTCCCAGGGCCGCTCGCTTCTTTTCAATATGCCGGATCATCATCTGCGCCATTTCTACCGGGTCTTCCGCAACCGCCCACAACCCGCCATACAACTCTTCTATCTCTCTAAACAGGAAGTCGGTCAAAACCTTACTCCCTGTTGTAGGGAAGGTCCTGCCAAATACAACAAAGACACCGCTTGCCACACAATAGTGACCAATAGATACGGCCTTCTCACTCATCCATTCAGGGGCGCAGCCTGCCGCAGGGACCTTGCTGATATCATCGCCGAGGCCGCCTTCACGCACAATTTCAGCAGCCGCGATAAGGATACGGCTGTTGTCCACGCAGGAGCCCATGTGCAGTACCGGCGGCATACCCACGGTCTCGCACACCTCTCTTAGGCCAGGGCCTGCCAGTTCTGCCGCCTCTGGTCGCAACAGACCTTCGCGGCCGCAAGCCGTAGCAGCGCACCCGGTAACCAGTACCAGCACGTTGTTGGCTATCAACTCCTTGGCCACTGTCGTGTGCACATAGCCTGAAAGGACGTGGGCGCTATCACATCCTACAACAGCACCGACTCCTCTGATGCGGCCATTAATAATGTTATCGTTTAGGGGCCGGTAAGACGCCCTGAAGGTACCGCCTAGCATATAATTGATGGTTTCATGACTGAATCCTGCCACCACGTCCATCTTGTGCCTGGGAATATTTACCCCTCTTCTCTTAGGGTATCTCTCTATGGCACCGCTTACGATTGTTCTTGCTGTCTCCAGTGCGTGGTGATGGTCAAACTCGATATGGGTTGCCCCCGGGATTTTTGCACGGGGAGACGTGGTGATAATTTCTGTGTGAAAACACTGGCCCACGGTCGCTACCGACTGCATGATACACTGGATGTCAACGACCATGGCCTCAACCGCCCCGGTGGCCAGTACGATCTCCTGCTGGATAAAGCTACCTGCGATCGGGATCCCGTGCCTCATCAAGATCTCGTTTCCAGTACAACAGACGCCAACCAGGTTTATTCCGGGAGCGCCTACCTCTTTTGCCGCGGAGAGCATCTCAGGTTCCTGGCACACCATGGCCATGGCTTCTGAAAGGATCGGTTCATGGCCGTGCACCACAATGTTTACCTTCTCTTCGTCAAGGGTGCCAAGGTTGACTATGGCCCTAATCGGCACCGGTGTCCCGAACATGATGTCCTGCAATTCGGTGGAGATCATCGAGGCTCCCCACCCATCTGCTATGGCAAGGCGCGTCCCCTGCAGGATAAGGTTCTTATAGTCCTGATCAGTACCCATGTGCGTGCGGTGCATGATCTCCATAACCTCCCGCTCGATACCACGCGGCAGCACACCCATCTTTTTCCAGACCTCCTGCCTCTTCATCGGGGCACGACGTACGGTGTAGAGGCTCCCTTCCTGCCTTCCGAACTCGGCCAGTGCCTTTTCTCCCAGTTCTATGGCAATATCTTTTGTTGCGCGACCCTCGGTCTTGATCTCAAAGACGTCAGCCATATCAAGAAGCTTCTTTTCGTCCTTAATCGTGTAATCGGACTCCCCTTTGGCCGCGGCTATGAACCCCATGGTTGTTTCAAGCCCGTGATCCATATGAGCCGAAGCGCCGCCTGCTATCATACGGACAAAATTACGCGCAGCCACGGTCGAAGCTGTGGCCCCGCAAATACCGATCGATTCCGGGACATCTTCAATGATCATGCACGGCCCAAAGGAACAGTTCCGGCAGCAGGTGCCGCCCTTGCCGAAAAGGCAGGGCTGAATGACCTTCTTTTCCATCCGCTGCATATAGGTGACCACGCCTTTTTTGGCCGCTTCCCTGGCCACCTGCATGCTCCCCTCACAATCGATACCGGGGCAAGCAATGCCACAAACGGCCATCCTCTTTCTCTCCATGTGAAATCCTCCAGGGGGTTGGTTACTAGTCACTAGTCATTTATCATTTGTTATTGGTGATTTGGATTGTTGATTGTGGATTATCATTAGTATGGCGAGTTACTCCTTACTGCTCGCTTTCCTGAAGGGTAAACAACATGACAGGTTTTTCGCTTTTCATAGATCTCACTCTCGGTGGATTTGTGAACAATGCATCATGAATGCTCAACCATATGTTATTGTTGGTTTTTGTCCTCTGTTGCCATGTTGTTTATGCAACATTAGGGTTTACTGCCTACCCCCAAAGTCCTCGCCGCCTCCACCGTGTTTTTCATAAGCATCGTAATCGTCATAGGGCCGACACCACCTGGTACGGGGGTGATGGCTGCGGCCTTTTCCTGGACGGAATCAAAGTCCACATCGCCTGCCAGGATCGCCTTTCCCTCAGAGGTCTTGCCGATACGATTCACACCAACATCGATCACGACAACCCCTTCTTTGACCATATCAGCAGTAATTGTCTTGGGCTTTCCCACAGCCACGATCAGGATGTCTGCCATTTTCGTGAAGGCTGCCAGATCTTTTGTCCCTGTGTGACAAAGGGTCACAGTGGCGTTTCCTCCGGAAGGTGGCTGCATCATCATGTTGGCTATTGGTTTACCTACGATATTGCTTCTTCCAACTACCACCACGTGTTTGCCCTCCGTGGTAATATCTGAACGCCTCAGAAGCTCCATGATCCCGTGGGGCGTGCAGGGTAGAAAGTGGCCAGTGCCGATCATCAGTTTGCCCACATTGACCGGATTGAAGCAATCCACATCCTTGTCAGGATCGATGGCATAGATCACGCGCTCGGCATCAATATGTTTCGGCAGGGGAAGTTGTACCAGAATACCATGGATCTTTGGATTATCGTTCAATTTTTTCACGAGTTCCAGCAAATCGGCTTCTGAGGTATCAGCAGGGAGATCTGTCCTCTCAGAATAAATGCCAAGCTTGTTACAGGCTTTTTCCTTTTGCCCCACATAAACCTTTGAGCCCGGGTCCTCACCGACTAAGATGGTGGCGAGCCCGGGGGTTATGCCCTGCTTCTCTTTCAGTTCCTGCACTTCCTTTGCGATTTCTTCACGAATCTGCTTGGAGATCTCTGTTCCTTTAATTAGCTTGGCTGCCATGATGAACCCCCTTTTGACATTTATCATCAACCATTTATCATCTATCATTATTGATCTGTCATGGTCCGCTTTATCAATGACCAATGACTAATTTAGAATATCCCTTTCACTTTTCCGGTCTTCACATCGACATCTACGCGTCGAAAGGCCGGATTTGAGCTGGTTCCAGGCATCAGACTGATAGTCCCGGCGCATGGACACAGAAACTTGGCCCCGGAGTAGATCAGCACATCACGGATGGGCAGTGCCCAACCTGTGGGCAGTCCCTTTACGGCAGGGTCGTGGCTGAGGCTAAGGTGGGTCTTCACCATCATGGTAGTGTAGTCGTCAAACTTAGAGTCTGCTTCAAGCATCTTGGCCTTGGCCTCTGCTTCGGGGCTCCAGGCCACACTGTCTGCCCTGTACACCACTGTGGCGATTTTTTCAACCCGCTCGCGCAGCTTCATCTCAACGGGATAGAGGAAATTGAAGTCATTCTCGTCCTCGCAGGCATCCTTCACTGCATCAGCCAGCTCCAGGGCGCCCTCACCGCCATCGGCCCAGTGGGTGGATACGGCGCACCGAGCGCCAGCGGTCTCGGCCGCCTTTTTCACCATGGCGACCTCGTCTTTGGTGTCAGTGGCAAAACAGTTGACGCAAACGACCGGCTTAATACCTGCCGTCTTGATAATATTAACGTGATGCAACATGTTGGGAATGCCTTTTTCGAGCAGGTCAAGGTTTTCCCTAGTGTACTCTTCAGCCAGCGGCAGCCCTGCAACCACCTTGGGGCCGCCTCCGTGCATCTTCAAAGCCCGAATCGTGGTTGTAAGCACAGACACGTGGGGCTTGAGCCCGCTGTACCGGCACTTGACGTTCCAGAATTTTTCAAACCCGATGTCAGCGCCAAAACCGCTTTCTGTGACATGGTAATCAAACATCTTCAGCCCGATCCGGTCGGCAATAACGGAAGATTGACCGACTGCTATGTTGGCAAAAGGACCAGCATGGACCATACACGGCTGGTATTCAACAGTGCACATGAGGGTGGGGTTGATCGTATTTCGCATCCACGCGGTCATAGCGCCGCCTACCTCCAGGTCGCCTGTGGTTATCGCATTGCCCCCCTTGTCAAAGGCCACGGTGATCTTGTCCAATCTTTCACGCAGATCTGCCAGATCCCTCACAATTGAGAGGATAGCCATAAGTTCGGAACTTACTGCAATTCCAAACTTGGACTGCATGGTAAACCCATCGAAACGGCCACCGATACCTATGATAATATTGCGAAGGCTTTGGGCACAAAAATCGATTATCCAACCCATCTCCACCCTCGTAGGATCGATATCCAAACGCCGCATACCAGTAAGCCTTTGCAGTTGCTCGTCATTGTAGTTGCGCTCGTGCTGCATTCTGGCTGTGAGCGCAACCATGGCCAGGTTGTGGGCATTCATGATATCATTGATATCTCCGGTCAGTCCCATCGAGAATCTTGTCATGGGAATGAGCAAAGCATTACCCCCGCCGGCTGCTGTTCCTTTGATGTTCATTGTTGGGCCACCCGAGGGCTGGCGGAGACAGCCGCCCACATTCAATCCGCGTTTTCCCATCCCTTCCATAAGTCCCACAGAGGTTGTGCTCTTACCCTCGCCGAGGGGGGTGGGAGTAATGGCGGTCACCTCGATATACTTGCCGTCCGGTTTGTCTTTAAGCCTTTCAATAATCTTCATGAAATCGAGCTTGCAGAGTCTGGCGTAAGGGATAACCTCATCCTTTTCGAGTCCGAGTCCCTCGCGCCAGTCATCTGGCGTAGGCATGTTTTCTTCTGCCGCTTCAGAAATTTGCCAGTCTTGGAATTTGGTTGGATCAAAAGCCATGGCCATCCTCCTTTTCTATGTCTTGAGAATTCTCTCCACCTATGGCGGAAAAGCATAACCTATTTGAAGGGTTGATGGCAATATATTCGTGGTATCCATTCCTTAGAGACTCTGAATCGTAACATACCGGACGGATTAGCCAGCAAGCCTGTACCAGGAGTCTGTGATGGGTTTAAATACAATAGGATGGCCAAATCGGATATCAAGGCCAAGCCCTTCGGCTGAGGTGCTGCGCACCTCAGCCTTGACACCCGCTTTTAGGCCATGCTGGTTTGAAAGCAGGCCGACGGCGAGGGAATGGCCGTTTCCGACTTCAGGCTTAGGGATTATAGTTTTGACCATCGCTTTTTTACTGGCAAACTACAACATTTTGGGGGTACCCATTAAAATGTCTGAAGCGGCTTTATAAAATTTATAGCCCTTGGGTGGCACAAAATCTTCAATCATTATTGATTGGTGTTAATACACACTATACTAATTCTGTGCCAACCGGGGCTGAGAAAAATCCATCTAGTGTAGCATGTTATAACATCTTGATATTATAGGTAATGTCAAAATCGAAGATCTGGCGCAATTTGTGTGCGGGATGTGTCTGGCGGGGGATTTTGCCTCGGCAGCGGTTCAAAACATCCCGCTATGGCAGCGGTTCAACATGCCGGACGGCGCCAAAACCGTGTAGTAAAACCTAAATCGAGCATTACCCTGGCAAACTTTCTTACGTCTCTTGACAAGCCTCTTCCTTGTCGGGTACAATGCCCCAAAAAACAAAGGGCTGGAAGGACTTGGGTGATGCCGAGATTGACTGTCAAACTTGTTGAGGAGACCCTGCGAAAAGAGGTTCAGAAGCTCGATAAACGGGTCCAGGTGGTGGCTGTAAACCAGAGCAAGAAGAAGGATTCCTATCGCGTGACCTTGCTTAAAGATGGAAGGACAGGCGCCGCGGATCTCAAGGAGGATTTCCTTAAGGAATGCTTCTCTCAAGAAGGAAAGGGTAACGAATTGAGAAGGGCACTTGGCAAGGCTGTCAGCCGTTTGAGTATAAGGTTCGGTAGGTAGCCGTTGTTTCCGGAAAACCATTCGGCATGTTCTCCATGTCCCTCTTCTTTGCTCTCGCTCTATCTTTGTTTTTCCTGGTAGTCGTCCTTCAGAATATCTTCATCCGTTGTGTCCTTCCGCAAAGCATTTCCGCTGAGGATATAGCCGGCGTCGTCTCAATGGCCAATGCCCTCAACCCGGATCTGATAGTTCTTACCGGTGATTATGTAAACAACAACGCTTGTTTTTGAGCGAGCCCTGAAGACAGGAGGTTGCCATGAAAAAGGCAGTTTTACTAATAACAGTCATTGTTTTTTTCTGCTTGTGTTCATTACCGGTTTTTTCAGAGGAAATAGTTCTCAGGCTGAAAGATCAGGATATGTGGGAAATGTGCAATCTGAGTGGTGATTCTGTGGGCACATTGAAAAGAACCGAGGCGGGCAACTTCGGCTTTTACGATAAAGGTGGGAAGTATATTGGGGTAATTCTTCAGTCTGGAACGTGGATTCCTTGGAATGCAAGGAAACGCAAAACAGTAATCAAACCAGAAGAAGCACAGTTATATGTTGATGTCTTGAGGGCCATTAAGACTATCAAGTGAGCGGTCTTTTGTTGATTGTTCTTTGCCTATCGGAGTAATCTTTAAATGCGCTTGAAATGGATATTGGGTATTGCTGTCGCCCTCATGCTCGCGTTAATCGTAACAATTTACGCGATTGTGTCGAGCTACGACTTCAATGATCTCAAACCCAGGATTGTTCAAGCGGTCAAGGATGCCACGGGCCGCGAACTCACCCTGGGCGGCGACATTGAGCTTGATATTGGCTTGACCCCAGCCCTTGTGGTGGAGGACGTGAGCTTCCAGAACGCACCTTGGGGCTCGCGGACCGAGCTTGCCAAGATCAGACGCTTGGAGGTGCAGGTACACGTCCTTCCGCTTATCAGCGGGACCATAGAAGTCAAACGGCTCATCCTGATCGAGCCCGACATCCTGATTGAGACCAACAGTTCGGGCAAATCAAACTTCGTGTTCGAAGCCCCTAAGGAGATGGAATTTGAGAAATCCAAGGAAGAGGCGACGGCCGATGGGGAAGCAACAATCCCGGAGTTGATTTTCAGCGACGTGCGCATCGAAAATGGTCGACTCACGTACAAAGACGGACAATCGGGCAAGACCCATCTCATGGCATTGGACAGACTCGCTGCGGCCGCAAGCACTGATAAGCCAATCAAACTGAAACTTGAGGGGACTTACAACAGCAAGCCTGTCCAGATTAGAGGAATCTTTGGTCCGCTGGTGGCATTGACCGACCTCAACCAAGCATGGTCCGTGAATGTGACAGCCAACGCCGCAGGTGCCAATCTCACCGCTGACGGCGCGATCAGGGACATCTTGAACGGTAAGGGCCTTTACCTCGCTGTCACCGTCGAGGGTAAGTCTGTTCCTGATTTTTTCCAGCTTTTTGACGTGACCGGCGTGCCCGAACTAGGGCCTTTCAAGGTATCGGGCAGGCTTGCCGACCCTGACGGAAAATTGACAGCGAGAAATCTCGACCTTCGGGTCGGTACCGAGGAGCTGGCCAGGGTTGATCTTAAAGGTGTAGTCAAGGACCTCCTGGCTTTACGAGGGATGGAACTTGGCTTTGCGATCAAGGGCAAGGATCTGGTAAATCTCGAAAAGATCACAGGCCAGACGCTGCCTTTTAAGGGGCCTTTTGACTTTTGCGGTCATGCCGTCGCGTCGTCGGTAGAAGACTACAAGATTTCTGACCTGAAACTTGTCCTCGAAAAAGGCGATCTCAGTGGTTCAATGGAGATCAACCTGACAGGGAAACTGCCGCGAATTACGGCCGCGCTCTTGTCTCAGAGACTGGACCTGCGGCCTCTGTTGTTGAAAGAACGTGGAGAAGATGAAGAGGCAGGTGAGGACAATTCGACAGCGCAGCCAGCAGTACGAGCGGCAAAGCACGACAAGATCTTTTCTGATGATCCCTTGCGTCTCGAAGGACTGAACCAAGCCAATGCTGATATCAGGATCAGGGCAGAGCAGCTCGTTTTCCCGCTTCTGACCATCAATGACGTCAACGGTCACATGGTCCTGGAGGACGGACATCTCACGATGGAACCTCTTAAATTCCTTATGGGTGGCGGAAACTTTGACGGCCGTTTTTCTGTTCATCCCCAGGGCAAGATTCCAGCCGTGGCAATGACTTTTAAGATCGACCAGCTGGACCTCGGTCGCATGTTCAAGGATTTGGGGGTCGACGATCTTCCCGAGGGCAAGGTGGATGTTGACATCGATCTTGAGGGCCGGGGAAACTCGGTAGCAGCGCTTATGGCCGGACTCAAAGGGAAAACCGTGATAATTGTACAAGACGGTAGAATGACTTATAAACTCATCGGTTTCCTCGGCGGTGATTTGACTTCAAGCCTGCTTGAGTTTCTCAATCCGTTCAAAAAGGACGAAAAATACAGTAAACTCAATTGCTTTGTCACAGGATTGGACATCAGGGACGGACTGGCACAAAGCACCGTACTGGTGTTGGACACCGGCAGCGTAACCGTGGCCGGCCACGGCAAGATCGATCTGAAAACCGAGGAACTGGACTTGTCGCTTAAGTCTTCTCCGAAAAAAGGCGTTGGCCTCAAGGGCATTGCCAAGCTGGGCCTGAGCCTTGGCAAGTTGACGGAAACGCTCAAGCTCAGCGGCACTCTGGCCAATCCTTCCGTGGGCATCGACCCGACAGGGTCGGTCATCACGATCGGCAAGGCGATAGGCGGTGTGGCGTTATTCGGGCCGTTCGGCATTGCAGCGGTCCTGGCCGACGGCAAGCTGGGTGATAAGAACCCATGCCTTGCCGCCATCGAAGCTGCGAAGAAAGGCGGCAAGGACTCGGGCAAGGAACCGGACAAGAAGGAGGGCGTAACGCGGTAAGAAACAGATTTTATTTGACAATGTAGGCTAAACAACGTAGTGTACATAAGCATATACAGAGGGGGCAGCACTGTCGCTACGGGGCCAGCCCTCTTGTCAGACGGAGCCAGGCGGAGAGAGCAGGTGCAGGCTCCCTGGTCCGATTCGGTTATCCGTTGGGCGACTTGAACGCCATCAGAGCCATTAAAGTGCGGTGGATAATTTATGGACAAATTTGCCGCTATCCTGAAACGGGTCGAGGAAAAAAAGGAAAATTATGCCACCTATGGCTTTGAAAAACTTGAACTGGCTGCATTTAATACCTTTTTCGATCTGGCCCAGGAGTACGACGGCCTTGAAAACCTGTACATAGTGAGCGTTACCGTGCCTCGCGTCTTCTTGGGACTCCAAAGCAATCTGTATACGATTGATCCTAAGACAGAAGCTATACAATGGGTTGCAAACAGTCACCCAGGCCTCGAATACAAAAAAGACAATGTGCCCCAATATATTAGGATTTCAGATGCTTCATATCAACACGGCCACGCACACATCGTGCCGATCCATGGCAAGAAGACCCCAGCCAGCAGCATTCTTTTCCATGGCTTGAGAAACGTCATTGGGATATTTGAGGTGACAAGGGCGGATCACATCACAGACGCTGAGATTTTTTTTATACGAAAGTACGTCAATCGCATAGGTTACAATCTTTATAACAAATTCCTCGCTGAACAGAACATCCAGCATCTTAAGTTCATTAACAACCTGGTGGCAGACATAGAGCACAACGTTATTGTGCCCAACCTTGAATACAAGCACTATTTCAGGAAGATCAGAAAATACTTGAACATAAACAAGGAGATTGAAACTGGTTTTGACAGCATCCTTGACGAGGTGAAGCCCGTAGCGCCTGACTTGTATGCCAAGATCAGCGAGATAGTCGAAGAGATGGTCGTGATCAATAGGAGCATATTTGATGATCAGGAGAAGATCGAGAGACATTACAAACACGCCAGTCTTTTTTTAGAGACCTTGTTCCGACCGGACCACTTCTTGTTTGGTGAATACATCCTGAAGAAAACCCCTTGTTACCTCTGGAAAGACATTGTGCTGCCGCAACTGGAGGAGTATTCGGATCGTTTTATCCAACAGGGTATTGTCGTCGACCATAGTGCTAAGGATGATAAGAGATTTGATGATATTGAAGTCAGGGTTGATAAAGGGCTAATTGCCCAAGTGGTGGCCAACCTTTTTTCAAATGCAGCGAAGTATGCTGAATCGGTCGCGGACACGTCGGGAAAAAGTGTTAAGAAAATCGATTGCAGGACTTCGCTCATGGAGGATTTCTTTGGACAAGGACACCATGGTGTACACTTCCATATCTTCTCCTCGGGACGGCTCATCAAGAAGGAAGACGCAGCCCTTATCTTTGAAGAGGGCTTTCGATTTGCACAAAGAGAGTCGGTGGGAGGAACCGGTCACGGGCTCCACTTTGTAAAGAATGTGATTGAAGTGCATGGAGGCATCGTAGGTCATAAGGCAGAAGACACGGGAAACGAATTTTACTTTGTTATCCCGGTCTAATCATAAAATTGCTTTGCGATTTTATACAATGTCCGCCTTCGGCGGACAACAAAAGGGAGAATTCGTGTACTGTCTGAGTTGCGGAAACACATTGTTTCGACTGACGACAATTTCGATTCTGAGCCTTCTGTCTGCGCTGGGTTGGACCGTATGCGCCTATTGCGAACCGTCACCCTTTGCCACGCTTCAAGAGCGTCTTGTTCGGGACGGATTTGACAAGTCCACGATACGTGCCCTGTATTTAAGACCGGAAGCCACGTTTGACGAAAAGAGTATCACAGCTTATTTTTTGCACCGCGAATCCACTTTGAACTACGGTCAGTTCTTGACCCGATCTTCCATTGGCGATGCATCCAATTACCTCAGAAAACACGGAAGGGCCTTTCAGCGGGCCCGGGAACTCTATGGTGTTGAGGGAGAGATCGTTACTGCCATCTTGCTCGTGGAATCAAGGCTGGGGACATACAAAAGCAAACGACTGGTCTTTAAGACCCTGTCGAACCTGGCGGTCGTTGATGATACTGCCAACAGGGACATGCTCTGGTACGATTACGTCAAAGACAGGGGCCGGGGCACAAAGGACGAGTTTGACAAATGGGCTCGTCGAAAATCGGCCTGGGCATACCGTGAACTTAAGGCTTATCTGAAATATGTTAAGGCCCAGAATTTAGATCCCTTATCTTTGCGCGGATCCTATGCCGGGGCCTTGGGCTTTGCTCAGTTTGTTCCTTCAAGCGTCCTCAAGTTCGGTATTGACGGCAACAAAGACGGGCAGATCAATTTGAGTCAGCACAGAGATGCCATTGAAAGCGTGGCCAACTATCTGAAGGGACATGGGTGGAAACCGCAACAGAGCCGCGACGAGGCGTTTCGCGTTTTGCTTAGTTATAACCACAGTAAGTATTACGCTGACACAATACTGGAGGTGGCCGAACGTCTTTCCGGGAATCGGCGGAAATGAGGACCGAGGCAGTCTAGGACATGAGTCATGGTTTAATCCTCCTGATGTTGTTGCTTCCCATGGTCCCTACGTTCTGGGCCATCGTGGACCTGGCACACAGGGATTTTGGCACTTTGAGAAAAAAAGCCCTTTGGGGAGTTTTTGTGGTCTTTGTGCCATGCTTGGGAGGTCTTGTTTACCTCATCTTCGGACGTAGTCAGGGAACCAGGTCATAGTGCAGAGGTATTCTCATGTATAACATTGCGAGCGTAGAGGACTATCATCACGGTGAAACTATCTTTAAGGAAGGTAGTTCGGGAGACTGGATTTATGTGGTCCAGTCAGGCGGAGTAGAAATCTCCAAAACGGTTAACAACAACAAATATGTTATTGAGGTGCTGGAGCAGGGAGACATATTTGGCGAGGTCGGCTTTATTGGCGGCATGGGACGAATAGCCACAGCCCAGGCCGTGGGGGAGACCAAAGTCGGGATCATTGATCGGGAATTCCTGGACCAGGAATTCAACAAACTCTCGGAGGATTTCAGGATCATACTTGTTGCCATCGCACACAGG encodes:
- a CDS encoding AsmA family protein produces the protein MRLKWILGIAVALMLALIVTIYAIVSSYDFNDLKPRIVQAVKDATGRELTLGGDIELDIGLTPALVVEDVSFQNAPWGSRTELAKIRRLEVQVHVLPLISGTIEVKRLILIEPDILIETNSSGKSNFVFEAPKEMEFEKSKEEATADGEATIPELIFSDVRIENGRLTYKDGQSGKTHLMALDRLAAAASTDKPIKLKLEGTYNSKPVQIRGIFGPLVALTDLNQAWSVNVTANAAGANLTADGAIRDILNGKGLYLAVTVEGKSVPDFFQLFDVTGVPELGPFKVSGRLADPDGKLTARNLDLRVGTEELARVDLKGVVKDLLALRGMELGFAIKGKDLVNLEKITGQTLPFKGPFDFCGHAVASSVEDYKISDLKLVLEKGDLSGSMEINLTGKLPRITAALLSQRLDLRPLLLKERGEDEEAGEDNSTAQPAVRAAKHDKIFSDDPLRLEGLNQANADIRIRAEQLVFPLLTINDVNGHMVLEDGHLTMEPLKFLMGGGNFDGRFSVHPQGKIPAVAMTFKIDQLDLGRMFKDLGVDDLPEGKVDVDIDLEGRGNSVAALMAGLKGKTVIIVQDGRMTYKLIGFLGGDLTSSLLEFLNPFKKDEKYSKLNCFVTGLDIRDGLAQSTVLVLDTGSVTVAGHGKIDLKTEELDLSLKSSPKKGVGLKGIAKLGLSLGKLTETLKLSGTLANPSVGIDPTGSVITIGKAIGGVALFGPFGIAAVLADGKLGDKNPCLAAIEAAKKGGKDSGKEPDKKEGVTR
- the cooS gene encoding anaerobic carbon-monoxide dehydrogenase catalytic subunit, which translates into the protein MAVCGIACPGIDCEGSMQVAREAAKKGVVTYMQRMEKKVIQPCLFGKGGTCCRNCSFGPCMIIEDVPESIGICGATASTVAARNFVRMIAGGASAHMDHGLETTMGFIAAAKGESDYTIKDEKKLLDMADVFEIKTEGRATKDIAIELGEKALAEFGRQEGSLYTVRRAPMKRQEVWKKMGVLPRGIEREVMEIMHRTHMGTDQDYKNLILQGTRLAIADGWGASMISTELQDIMFGTPVPIRAIVNLGTLDEEKVNIVVHGHEPILSEAMAMVCQEPEMLSAAKEVGAPGINLVGVCCTGNEILMRHGIPIAGSFIQQEIVLATGAVEAMVVDIQCIMQSVATVGQCFHTEIITTSPRAKIPGATHIEFDHHHALETARTIVSGAIERYPKRRGVNIPRHKMDVVAGFSHETINYMLGGTFRASYRPLNDNIINGRIRGVGAVVGCDSAHVLSGYVHTTVAKELIANNVLVLVTGCAATACGREGLLRPEAAELAGPGLREVCETVGMPPVLHMGSCVDNSRILIAAAEIVREGGLGDDISKVPAAGCAPEWMSEKAVSIGHYCVASGVFVVFGRTFPTTGSKVLTDFLFREIEELYGGLWAVAEDPVEMAQMMIRHIEKKRAALGIQEKKERVLFDMAMRREL
- the folD gene encoding bifunctional methylenetetrahydrofolate dehydrogenase/methenyltetrahydrofolate cyclohydrolase FolD, producing MAAKLIKGTEISKQIREEIAKEVQELKEKQGITPGLATILVGEDPGSKVYVGQKEKACNKLGIYSERTDLPADTSEADLLELVKKLNDNPKIHGILVQLPLPKHIDAERVIYAIDPDKDVDCFNPVNVGKLMIGTGHFLPCTPHGIMELLRRSDITTEGKHVVVVGRSNIVGKPIANMMMQPPSGGNATVTLCHTGTKDLAAFTKMADILIVAVGKPKTITADMVKEGVVVIDVGVNRIGKTSEGKAILAGDVDFDSVQEKAAAITPVPGGVGPMTITMLMKNTVEAARTLGVGSKP
- a CDS encoding ATP-binding protein, translated to MDKFAAILKRVEEKKENYATYGFEKLELAAFNTFFDLAQEYDGLENLYIVSVTVPRVFLGLQSNLYTIDPKTEAIQWVANSHPGLEYKKDNVPQYIRISDASYQHGHAHIVPIHGKKTPASSILFHGLRNVIGIFEVTRADHITDAEIFFIRKYVNRIGYNLYNKFLAEQNIQHLKFINNLVADIEHNVIVPNLEYKHYFRKIRKYLNINKEIETGFDSILDEVKPVAPDLYAKISEIVEEMVVINRSIFDDQEKIERHYKHASLFLETLFRPDHFLFGEYILKKTPCYLWKDIVLPQLEEYSDRFIQQGIVVDHSAKDDKRFDDIEVRVDKGLIAQVVANLFSNAAKYAESVADTSGKSVKKIDCRTSLMEDFFGQGHHGVHFHIFSSGRLIKKEDAALIFEEGFRFAQRESVGGTGHGLHFVKNVIEVHGGIVGHKAEDTGNEFYFVIPV
- a CDS encoding formate--tetrahydrofolate ligase, which gives rise to MAFDPTKFQDWQISEAAEENMPTPDDWREGLGLEKDEVIPYARLCKLDFMKIIERLKDKPDGKYIEVTAITPTPLGEGKSTTSVGLMEGMGKRGLNVGGCLRQPSGGPTMNIKGTAAGGGNALLIPMTRFSMGLTGDINDIMNAHNLAMVALTARMQHERNYNDEQLQRLTGMRRLDIDPTRVEMGWIIDFCAQSLRNIIIGIGGRFDGFTMQSKFGIAVSSELMAILSIVRDLADLRERLDKITVAFDKGGNAITTGDLEVGGAMTAWMRNTINPTLMCTVEYQPCMVHAGPFANIAVGQSSVIADRIGLKMFDYHVTESGFGADIGFEKFWNVKCRYSGLKPHVSVLTTTIRALKMHGGGPKVVAGLPLAEEYTRENLDLLEKGIPNMLHHVNIIKTAGIKPVVCVNCFATDTKDEVAMVKKAAETAGARCAVSTHWADGGEGALELADAVKDACEDENDFNFLYPVEMKLRERVEKIATVVYRADSVAWSPEAEAKAKMLEADSKFDDYTTMMVKTHLSLSHDPAVKGLPTGWALPIRDVLIYSGAKFLCPCAGTISLMPGTSSNPAFRRVDVDVKTGKVKGIF